The Sinobacterium caligoides DNA window AAGAACCGTGCGTCAGGTGGCCACCTTCGGCAAGACTCATTCCCAAAACAGTGTCGCCCGGCGCACAGAGTGCCATATAGACAGCAGCGTTAGCCTGAGAGCCAGAGTGAGGTTGGACATTGGCATAACCTGCATCAAAGAGCTCTTTCGCCCTATCGATGGCAAGCTGCTCAACGACATCCACATGCTCACAACCACCGTAGTAGCGCTTACTAGGATACCCTTCCGCATACTTATTCGTTAGCGCAGAACCCTGGGCTTCAAAAACCCTTGGTGAAGCGTAGTTTTCAGAAGCGATAAGTTCGATGTGCTCTTCTTGACGCACAACTTCTCTATCCATGGCTGCTTGCAGTTCCGGGTCGAAACTTGCGATAGTCATATCTTTATTAAACATCAGTTGTATCCCCTTACAAAGATAAGGTCGTTATAGGATGTGGAAGCCGCGCATTCTACACAAAACACACCCGCTCCGCGACCGTCAAAACTCATTCAGAGAGAAACAATATGCAAGAAATACACGGGAAAAACTGACCACGCAATCAGCATTTATCGATTTACTCACCCCTGATAACCTTCTGTAACTGGCGATCGAGTGGCGCACTATCCTCAAGCAAGCGACTAATATCCTCTGCAGACATCGGCTTACCATAAAGGTAGCCTTGACAACTATCACAACCAAGCTCCTCAAGATAAAGCGCCTGCTGCTCGCTCTCCACCCCCTCGGCGATCACTGACAGATCAAAACTTTTCGCCATGGCAATAATCGCCGTAGTAATCGCCTTGTCCTGCTCGCTATCGAGTACGTTAGCAATGAAGCTACGATCAATTTTTAGATGATCGATTGGAAACTGCTTCAGATAACTCATCGACGAGTAGCCGGTACCAAAATCATCGATTGAGACATTCACATCCATCGCCTTCAGATCTGCCAGCATACCAAGGGTATAGGAGACATCCTCCATCAGTAAGCTTTCAGTAATCTCTAATCCCAGGCAGTGACTCGGTAAACCGCTACTTTCCAATGCGTTGATAATATGACGAAGCAGCCCCCCCTCTGAAAACTGTAGCGCCGAAATATTCACCGCGATACGCTGCAGGGCAACACCTTCTCGACGCCATTCGGCCATCTGCATGCAGGCTTCATTCAACACCCAGTTACCCACACCGACGATCAGTCCTGCTTCCTCCGCTAGCGGCACAAAAACCTCCGGACGTATATTGCCTCTCTGCGGATGAAACCAGCGTACTAAAGCCTCTACAGAAACCACCCGTCGCGTCGACAAATCAACGACCGGTTGATAGTAGAGTTCAAAATCTCCCGCTGCGACAGCGCGATGTAAGTCATTCTGCAGCTCAAGCTTATCCAGTGACGCACTATTCATCAGCCCGGCATAGTATTGATAGTTATTCTTGCCCGCCGCCTTCGCATGATACATCGCAGCATCGGCATTCTGCAGTAGCGTCATGCTATCACAGCCATCGGAGGGATAGATTGCCACGCCAATAGAGGCGCTGAGAAAAACCTCTTTTCCCTGCACAAAAAACGGCGCAGAAAGTATTGCCAGTAACGACTGCGCAGTACGCTTCGACAGCGCCACAGCCTCGTCGTGGTTATCGCACTGCCCGAGGGTAACCGTGAACTCATCTCCGCCCATACGAGCAGCATCACTGCGCTCATCCATACTCATCTGTAAACGCTGCCCCACCTGACTCAGCAGCAAGTCTCCGGCACCGTGACCAAGGGAGTCATTAATCGCCTTAAATCCATCCATGTCGATAAACAGTAACGGCTGCAACAATTCATTCTGTTGAGCCAACTGTAGACGCGACTGCAGCTTTTCCTGAAACAGACTGCGGTTGGCCAGCCCCGTCAACGAATCATAAAACGCCAACTTTCGAATACGTTCCTCACTGCGCTTACTCTCAGTCACATCGCTAAAGGAGGTAATATAACCAATATGCTCGCCATGCTTCCCGCATACCGAAGTCACACCAATCTGCGCAGGAAAGACCTTACCGTTCTTTCGTTTACTGTCCAGTTCGCCTTGCCAGAAACCATTTTTTTGTAGTATCGGGGCGATTGTACGGCCAAAGCTCACCTTTGCCTGACGGCTGCCCGACAAAAAAGAGGGGCGACAACCAATGGCTTCTTCGGCACTGTATCCCGTGATTTCGGTAAACACCTTATTCACTTGCGAGATGGTTCCATCGGCCGCCGTGATATAGATCCCCTGCAGGCTATTATCGAACACTTTAGCCGATAAGCGCCGGTCATCTTCCGCCTTCAAACGCTGAGTAATATCTCGACAGATGATCAACAACCCCTGTAAGCGACCATCATCCTCCCACATTAGGCTGCTCTGCAACTCTAACGACACTTTATGTCCCAGGCAGTGCTCAACCTCTAACTCATGTAAACGTAGATACTCTCTTTGCTCTTCTAGAGGCTGAAACTCATCACCGACCAAGCCAAAAAAGTCATCGGCCAACTGGCGCATAATCAGTGCCAGCGCGGGGAATTGCACCGCCATTTGGCGCTGTTTATCAATAAACTCACTGGCGGGAAAACCTAGGGTTTTCTCAACACTGGGGCTTATATAGTTAATACGTAAGCGGGTGTCAGTCGTACAGATGATGTCACTAAAGTTCTCTGCCAACAGGCGATAATTGCGCTGCTGGTCATCGAGCTTATCTTTAATTTTTTGCCGTTCAGTAATATCGGTCGCAATAGTGACGCTGTAGGTGGTGCGCCCAAGATGGTTAACAATACCGCTGGTACGAGTGGCATAGCGTCGCCATTCGCCACTAATATGACGCAGCCTCACCTCCTTCTCTACCACCTCACCACTGGACAGCCTCTTCAGGAAATCGACCAACTCATCCCTATCTAGGTGATCATCGAAGTGTAAGTAATGCTCACTATCTCTATCTTCTAAGTGCTCACAATCCGCCTCGACAACACCGAAGTGCTCTCTGGCCAATTGATTAATAAATCGTACCTTCGCACCATGAT harbors:
- a CDS encoding bifunctional diguanylate cyclase/phosphodiesterase, with translation MQDFFNISLGSLIADHAEAFVVTDAGGVVLYQNAAAESLFAQPLTEGVPNQWQNIFSPQTYPRFLDSLNLLAEGCVVAEQMYSLRVKEGNRRYLVGNYPFQQVGSVAQIMWYFRPLVEEHTVTDVAMQANRYKTLFDVSIAPQWVLAIEPAYHMMLATGIRCQADLKRRLDSDEPFIEHFRQCITLIEVNQSALKYMGAASSDKVLALASFPDRYLSYCAAAVVAMIEGMKEYRFEVGGEGADGKVYCCNVIAALPETGDLDRGILFTGFDSGKLKEIQRDIEHRERFLSATLTAVPDLLFVYDYHGAKVRFINQLAREHFGVVEADCEHLEDRDSEHYLHFDDHLDRDELVDFLKRLSSGEVVEKEVRLRHISGEWRRYATRTSGIVNHLGRTTYSVTIATDITERQKIKDKLDDQQRNYRLLAENFSDIICTTDTRLRINYISPSVEKTLGFPASEFIDKQRQMAVQFPALALIMRQLADDFFGLVGDEFQPLEEQREYLRLHELEVEHCLGHKVSLELQSSLMWEDDGRLQGLLIICRDITQRLKAEDDRRLSAKVFDNSLQGIYITAADGTISQVNKVFTEITGYSAEEAIGCRPSFLSGSRQAKVSFGRTIAPILQKNGFWQGELDSKRKNGKVFPAQIGVTSVCGKHGEHIGYITSFSDVTESKRSEERIRKLAFYDSLTGLANRSLFQEKLQSRLQLAQQNELLQPLLFIDMDGFKAINDSLGHGAGDLLLSQVGQRLQMSMDERSDAARMGGDEFTVTLGQCDNHDEAVALSKRTAQSLLAILSAPFFVQGKEVFLSASIGVAIYPSDGCDSMTLLQNADAAMYHAKAAGKNNYQYYAGLMNSASLDKLELQNDLHRAVAAGDFELYYQPVVDLSTRRVVSVEALVRWFHPQRGNIRPEVFVPLAEEAGLIVGVGNWVLNEACMQMAEWRREGVALQRIAVNISALQFSEGGLLRHIINALESSGLPSHCLGLEITESLLMEDVSYTLGMLADLKAMDVNVSIDDFGTGYSSMSYLKQFPIDHLKIDRSFIANVLDSEQDKAITTAIIAMAKSFDLSVIAEGVESEQQALYLEELGCDSCQGYLYGKPMSAEDISRLLEDSAPLDRQLQKVIRGE